A genome region from Manis javanica isolate MJ-LG chromosome 3, MJ_LKY, whole genome shotgun sequence includes the following:
- the C3H21orf140 gene encoding uncharacterized protein C21orf140 homolog has translation MPHFTNPLLRNIITRNPFDNIKRKQCLQYLKTLRKLQYDGFKTVYFGETNIPESLVTGEDFSNRYFMQTPTWCIVHAGGIQGWVPWKYRMFLRDELCIKQEDGLFFEFCDAVKKACGKCAIVVKERRLQEEMRPKEDRESKVQVQTPSVLNLTSVVCCPQVAKSCGHELLSLPSLYNHLNPLDIAWSSVKWFIINNRKEFCLQYIDSVYSYKYILFNDLISKGVERINPSKWKILVSQVRRWENYYLSKFPEG, from the coding sequence ATGCCTCACTTTACAAACCCTCTTTTAAGAAACATCATTACCAGAAATCCATTTGATAACATCAAGAGGAAGCAATGTCTCCAATATTTGAAAACCCTGAGAAAACTGCAGTATGATGGATTTAAGACTGTATATTTTGGggaaaccaatatccctgaaagTCTGGTAACTGGGGAAGATTTTAGCAatagatattttatgcaaactcCAACTTGGTGTATTGTGCATGCCGGCGGTATCCAAGGATGGGTGCCCTGGAAGTACCGGATGTTCCTAAGAGATGAGTTATGCATCAAACAAGAAGATGGCCTCTTCTTTGAGTTCTGTGATGCGGTGAAGAAGGCCTGTGGGAAGTGTGCCATTGTGGTCAAAGAGAGAAGGCTGCAGGAGGAGATGAGGCCAAAGGAGGACAGAGAGTCCAAGGTTCAGGTCCAGACCCCATCAGTCCTTAACTTAACAAGTGTCGTGTGTTGCCCGCAGGTGGCCAAGTCCTGTGGACATGAACTACTCTCTCTGCCTTCCCTTTACAATCACCTGAACCCTTTAGACATAGCCTGGTCATCTGTGAAGTGGTTCATCATCAATAACAGAAAGGAGTTTTGCTTGCAGTACATTGACAGTGTCTATTCTTACAAATATATACTTTTCAATGATTTAATTAGCAAAGGGGTTGAAAGGATAAACCCaagcaaatggaaaatattagTTAGCCAAGTGCGGCGATGGGAAAACTACTACCTCAGTAAATTTCCTGAAGGATGA